From one Coffea eugenioides isolate CCC68of chromosome 11, Ceug_1.0, whole genome shotgun sequence genomic stretch:
- the LOC113753961 gene encoding serine/threonine-protein kinase D6PK-like, with protein MESLVDGVRSLPRAHNSVTELGYSLSSSASGTGHPLCPPSAKKSGYEGCSSSSSYVRDVDIGMKATSTPTGSTISSKNLYKTYSDHPQKDSVPDSMRLHMRSDKEKKEFLGPDDDLDQTTHDTSGVGVLELESESCGKHPDHNARNCIPSDLMETLELPSHLRSKETLGVVNSQLPSQLGVHFCPSPQNSFYSATQYTEAKQSFTTEISECASSVGKSGDSGEPSNSCDFVESRKTSIYRGSTGSDISDESSSSSFSSAIYKPHKANDTRWEAIQAVRSRYGTLEMKHFRLLKKMGCGDIGTVYLSELAGTRNYFAMKVMDKAALASRKKLVRAQTEREILQSLDHPFLPTLYTHFETEKFSCLVMEFCPGGDLHALRQRQPGKFFTEHAARFYVAEVLLALEYLHMLGIIYRDLKPENVLVREDGHIMLSDFDLSLRCAVSPTLVKSSNSSLESKNSGYCVQPACIEPSCAIQPACIQPTCFGPRLLGKYRKEKKMKPRAEIHNQVSPLPELIAEPTNARSMSFVGTHEYLAPEIIKGEGHGSAVDWWTFGIFLYELLFGRTPFKGAGNRATLFNVVGQPLRFPESPTVSFAARDLIRGLLVKEPQHRLAYRRGATEIKQHPFFQSVNWALIRCASPPDVPKPFPIDDILRVPKPDVPGVDVKPSGNYLEIDFF; from the exons ATGGAATCACTTGTAGACGGCGTTAGATCGCTGCCAAGGGCTCATAATTCTGTTACTGAACTGGGTTATAGCCTATCTTCTTCTGCTTCTGGGACTGGTCATCCTCTCTGCCCTCCATCTGCTAAAAAATCTGGCTATGAGGGATGCTCTTCATCTTCATCCTATGTGAGAGATGTGGATATTGGAATGAAGGCAACTAGTACACCTACAGGTTCCACAATCAGTTCAAAGAACCTGTATAAAACATACAGTGACCATCCACAAAAGGACAGTGTGCCTGATTCGATGAGGCTCCACATGAGGTCAgacaaagagaaaaaagaatttttggggcctgatgatgatcttgatcaAACAACACATGATACTTCTGGGGTGGGGGTTTTGGAATTGGAAAGTGAATCTTGCGGTAAGCATCCTGACCACAACGCAAGGAATTGTATTCCGAGCGACTTGATGGAGACTCTGGAGCTTCCTTCACATTTAAGATCTAAAGAAACTCTTGGAGTTGTAAACAGCCAATTGCCATCTCAATTGGGAGTCCACTTCTGCCCAAGTCCTCAGAATAGTTTTTACTCTGCTACACAGTACACAGAAGCTAAACAAAGTTTTACTACAGAAATCAGTGAATGCGCTAGCAGTGTTGGGAAATCCGGTGATAGTGGGGAACCTAGCAACTCCTGTGATTTTGTTGAGAGCAGGAAAACGAGTATTTATAGAGGCAGCACGGGCAGTGATATCAGTGATGAAAGCAGCTCCAGCAGTTTCAGCAGCGCAATATACAAACCACACAAGGCAAATGACACAAGATGGGAAGCAATCCAAGCTGTCAGATCTCGTTATGGAActttggaaatgaagcatttcaGACTTTTGAAGAAAATGGGATGTGGGGATATAGGAACTGTTTATCTATCAGAATTAGCTGGAACTAGAAATTATTTTGCCATGAAAGTGATGGACAAAGCAGCTCTAGCTAGTAGGAAGAAACTTGTAAGAGCTCAGACAGAAAGAGAGATATTGCAGTCACTGGATCATCCATTTCTTCCCACTTTGTATACACATTTTGAGACAGAAAAGTTCTCTTGCTTGGTCATGGAGTTTTGCCCTGGAGGAGATTTACACGCACTTCGCCAAAGACAACCTGGGAAGTTTTTCACAGAGCACGCTGCCAG GTTCTATGTGGCGGAAGTTCTCCTTGCTTTAGAGTATTTGCACATGCTTGGTATCATCTACAGAGATCTTAAACCAGAAAATGTTTTGGTCAGAGAGGATGGCCACATAATGCTTTCAGATTTTGATCTTTCGCTTAGATGTGCTGTGAGCCCAACCCTTGTCAAATCTTCAAATTCTAGCTTGGAGTCCAAAAACTCTGGATACTGTGTTCAACCTGCTTGTATTGAGCCATCTTGTGCCATCCAACCAGCTTGCATCCAACCTACGTGTTTCGGGCCACGTCTTCTTGGCAAGTAcaggaaagagaaaaagatgAAACCAAGAGCTGAAATACACAATCAAGTGAGTCCTCTTCCTGAGCTCATAGCTGAGCCAACAAATGCCCGATCAATGTCATTTGTGGGTACGCATGAGTATCTGGCGCCAGAGATCATCAAAGGTGAAGGTCATGGCAGCGCTGTGGATTGGTGGACGTTCGGAATTTTCCTCTATGAACTCTTGTTTGGGAGGACTCCGTTCAAAGGTGCAGGCAATAGGGCAACTTTGTTCAATGTGGTTGGTCAACCCTTGAGATTTCCAGAGTCACCAACTGTGAGTTTTGCGGCAAGGGACCTGATCAGAGGACTACTGGTTAAGGAACCACAACATCGGCTTGCATACAGGCGCGGCGCCACTGAGATCAAGCAACATCCATTCTTTCAAAGTGTCAACTGGGCTCTAATTCGCTGTGCCAGCCCTCCGGACGTGCCGAAGCCGTTCCCAATCGATGACATACTAAGAGTACCCAAACCTGACGTACCTGGCGTGGATGTGAAACCGTCAGGTAATTATTTGGAAATCGATTTCTTCTGA
- the LOC113753095 gene encoding altered inheritance of mitochondria protein 32-like, with the protein MASTGETTQYFSTVLPEEDDLKFGFKRSEMYQSNLAGTVDPYERHLFLCYKSHDSWPSRVEASDSDLLPKLLSAALKARKADIKIKARLTICEGLEDLQLSDGDVLVFPDMIKYRDLKDSDVDGFVEDVLVNGNSWAAGKQEVLTGSYVFVCAHNNRDKRCGVCGPVLIEKFKEEIDSRALKSQVFVTACSHIGGHKYAGNVIIFSANAQAKIDGHWYGYVTPNDVPELLDQHIGKGEIIERIWRGQMGVTEEAENVHQQKLLNGTSLNNYAEKPQEIRSEEKNESSSSCCQGANGVSCCRDVNFQEKEVQKGTGKLSNWIGRWEQRDVLTTVAVLGAVTTVAVAFAFYKRSR; encoded by the exons ATGGCCTCCACCGGAGAAACGACCCAGTACTTTTCTACTGTTTTGCCCGAGGAAGATGATCTCAAGTTTGGTTTTAAGCGGTCGGAGATGTACCAAAGCAATCTCGCCGGCACAGTTGACCCCTACGAACGTCACCTCTTCCTCTGCTACAAATCTCATGACTCCTGGCCTTCTCGTGTTGAAGCCTCCGATTCCGATCTTCTCCCCAAGCTTCTCTCAGCTGCTCTTAAAGCTCGCAAGGCTGATATCAAAATCAAG GCTCGTTTGACCATATGCGAAGGGCTTGAGGACTTGCAATTATCGGATGGAGATGTTTTGGTTTTCCCTGATATGATCAAGTACAG AGATTTGAAGGACTCGGATGTGGATGGGTTTGTGGAGGATGTGCTTGTTAATGGGAACTCCTGGGCTGCTGGTAAACAGGAGGTTTTGACTGGTTCATATGTTTTTGTTTGTGCTCACAATAATCGAGACAAAAGGTGTGGTGTTTGTGGACCTGTTCTGATTGAGAAGTTCAAAGAAGAGATTGACTCCAGGGCTTTAAAGAGCCAGGTGTTTGTGACTGCTTGCTCTCATATTGGAGGCCATAAGTATGCTGGCAATGTGATCATTTTCAGTGCCAATGCTCAAGCGAAAATTGATGGCCATTG gTATGGATATGTTACGCCTAATGATGTGCCTGAACTGCTTGATCAGCATATTGGGAAGGGAGAAATCATTGAGCGAATTTGGAG AGGCCAAATGGGAGTTACTGAAGAAGCTGAGAACGTGCATCAGCAGAAGCTTTTAAATGGTACAAGTCTTAACAATTATGCAGAGAAGCCACAAGAAATCAGAAgcgaggaaaagaatgaaagtAGTTCAAGCTGTTGCCAAGGTGCTAATGGAGTCTCATGTTGCAGAGATGTGAATTTTCAGGAGAAAGAGGTACAAAAGGGAACAGGAAAGCTCTCAAACTGGATTGGAAGATGGGAGCAGCGTGATGTCCTGACAACTGTTGCTGTCCTTGGAGCAGTGACTACCGTTGCTGTGGCATTTGCTTTTTACAAAAGGTCAAGGTGA
- the LOC113753875 gene encoding U-box domain-containing protein 4: MEDVIVEALLSNEREAQILAARELGKLATKLRQKLAERGIISRLVTMLRTQDYEATEAALCALLCLAFHSERNKIRIANSGAIPVLLEIIQRPKESLIDLAAAALLVLSSCSANKLAIAASGAIPILVGSLNSQLAEERGFQNLSVQAKLDIISTFHNLSTYPPIIPSIVSSGMVKAMLQLMYEFGKQSKIIEKAMALLEKMVSSSEIALEEVAETAPLVIHFLVEAVEEGTPLCKEHAAATLLVMCQSCRDRYRGMILREGAMPGLLQLSVDGTSKAREKAKALLQLLRDFSECRTREERSKNRLLEHVMQQIDKGDTTGTGLRLVEEMIARLRT; the protein is encoded by the exons ATGGAAGACGTGATAGTGGAAGCCCTTCTATCTAATGAACGGGAAGCTCAGATTTTAGCTGCCAGAGAACTCGGTAAACTTGCAACCAAACTAAGACAGAAGTTAGCAGAAAGAGGGATCATTTCTCGGCTCGTTACGATGCTTCGTACGCAAGATTATGAAGCCACTGAAGCGGCACTCTGTGCTCTGCTTTGTCTAGCTTTTCACAGTGAAAG AAACAAGATCCGAATTGCAAATTCTGGTGCCATACCAGTATTGCTGGAGATCATTCAACGCCCAAAAGAGTCATTGATTGACCTTGCAGCAGCAGCCCTCTTGGTTCTTTCTTCTTGCTCCGCTAACAAGCTAGCAATCGCGGCATCTGGGGCTATCCCGATCCTGGTTGGATCCCTGAATTCCCAATTGGCAGAAGAACGCGGTTTCCAGAATCTAAGCGTGCAGGCTAAGCTCGACATCATATCCACATTTCACAATCTCTCCACCTATCCTCCGATAATCCCATCTATTGTTTCTTCTGGTATGGTAAAAGCCATGCTTCAACTAATGTATGAGTTCGGAAAACAATCAAAGATAATTGAGAAAGCGATGGCATTACTGGAGAAGATGGTTTCCTCGTCAGAGATTGCACTGGAGGAGGTTGCTGAGACTGCTCCTCTTGTAATCCACTTTCTAGTGGAGGCCGTCGAAGAAGGTACACCACTATGCAAAGAGCACGCTGCAGCTACGTTACTGGTCATGTGCCAAAGTTGTAGGGACAGATACAGAGGAATGATTTTGAGGGAAGGCGCTATGCCAGGGCTGCTACAATTGAGTGTTGATGGGACATCGAAGGCCAGGGAAAAGGCCAAAGCTCTGCTGCAACTTCTTAGAGATTTCTCAGAATGTCGTACGCGAGAGGAACGATCAAAGAATCGGCTCTTGGAACATGTTATGCAACAGATTGATAAAGGAGACACAACTGGGACGGGTCTGAGACTTGTGGAGGAAATGATTGCAAGACTTAGGACGTAG
- the LOC113753952 gene encoding putative pentatricopeptide repeat-containing protein At3g01580: MRTWQTLLRLFQSCKDGKSLASLHSIVLKTGLISDVFWAAKLNHLYRLYVPLTTVRRLFDETPQRTTYTWNSMLNCYCADKQYQETLSLFFHMLSFEKPDYFTVAIALKACSALRALDFGKKIHGFIKKNESIDSNLFVGSRLIEFYSKCGNLDDASHVLGDYDIPDVVLWTTLVTGYQQNGEPDEALDTFSRMVMVGGLTPDPIVLVSVVTACAQLLDLNAGKSVHGFMIRKKFGGLSLLNALLHFYAKSGSVKAGANLFSVMEEKDVISWGSMISCYAYNGYARHALELFDEMMVRGVEPNSVVVISALQACEAAHDVELGKKLHKLAVHQGFELDVMVATALIDMYMSCASPDDAVELFGRMVEKDAFSWSAILCGCVQNGLACQSMGLFKDMLCTQIQPDAVIMVKILTACAELGILQQACCLHGYLIRGGFDNSTFVGASLVEAYAKCGSLGDAIKVFERMKEKDVVIWSSMFAGYGFHGQGRELLELFYEMINSSTVSPNNVTFLSILSACSHAGLVEEATKLFNMMINDYQLIPESKHYGIMVDLLGRNGDLNHAMDIINQMPLPVHPDVWGALLGASRIHQNMEMAEVAARNVFHLDPNHAGYYILLSHMYAVDGKWDNAARVRTFVKEKQFKKVSGQSIIELRDETCSFVANDRYHPNSEQIYDVVSVIHTKMREEGYNPDLDFLQHDKEDGFMS, encoded by the coding sequence ATGAGAACTTGGCAAACACTGCTCCGCCTCTTTCAATCATGTAAAGATGGCAAATCGCTAGCCTCATTGCACTCCATCGTCCTAAAAACCGGTCTGATTTCCGATGTCTTCTGGGCGGCAAAACTCAACCATCTTTACCGCCTTTACGTGCCTCTCACCACAGTTCGCAGACTGTTTGACGAAACGCCCCAGCGAACTACGTACACCTGGAACTCCATGCTCAATTGCTACTGTGCGGACAAACAATATCAGGAAACGCTATCCCTCTTTTTCCACATGTTGTCCTTCGAAAAGCCTGACTACTTTACTGTGGCCATTGCACTAAAGGCATGTTCCGCCTTGAGAGCtcttgattttggaaaaaagatTCATGGCTTCATAAAGAAGAACGAGTCTATTGACTCTAACTTATTCGTTGGATCTAGGCTTATTGAGTTCTATTCAAAATGTGGAAATCTCGATGACGCTTCACATGTTTTAGGGGACTATGATATCCctgatgttgttttgtggactACACTGGTTACTGGGTATCAGCAGAATGGCGAACCTGACGAGGCATTGGACACTTTTTCTAGAATGGTTATGGTGGGAGGTCTTACTCCGGACCCAATTGTGCTTGTTAGTGTTGTTACCGCATGTGCTCAATTGTTGGACTTGAATGCTGGGAAAAGTGTACATGGCTTTATGATTAGGAAGAAATTTGGAGGCTTGTCTCTGCTCAATGCTCTGTTGCATTTTTATGCAAAGTCCGGATCTGTTAAAGCTGGAGCTAATTTGTTTTCAGTAATGGAAGAGAAGGATGTGATTTCATGGGGTTCTATGATTTCGTGTTATGCTTATAATGGATATGCACGTCACGCTTTAGAACTTTTTGATGAGATGATGGTTAGAGGCGTTGAACCTAATTCAGTTGTTGTCATTAGCGCTTTGCAAGCTTGTGAAGCTGCTCATGACGTGGAGCTGGGCAAGAAGTTACATAAACTTGCTGTGCACCAAGGGTTTGAGTTGGATGTCATGGTGGCTACAGCTCTAATCGATATGTACATGAGTTGCGCTTCCCCCGATGATGCTGTTGAGCTGTTTGGAAGGATGGTTGAAAAGGATGCTTTTTCTTGGTCTGCTATCTTATGTGGGTGTGTGCAAAATGGGCTTGCCTGTCAGTCAATGGGACTGTTCAAGGACATGCTTTGTACTCAAATCCAACCAGATGCTGTTATCATGGTGAAAATTCTCACAGCTTGTGCAGAATTAGGAATTCTTCAACAAGCTTGTTGTCTACATGGATACTTGATCAGAGGTGGCTTTGACAACAGCACTTTTGTTGGGGCTTCGCTCGTCGAAGCATATGCAAAATGCGGTAGCTTGGGTGATGCTATCAAGGTTTTTGAAAGGATGAAAGAAAAAGATGTTGTTATTTGGAGCTCTATGTTTGCTGGTTATGGATTTCATGGGCAAGGGAGGGAATTATTAGAATTGTTTTATGAGATGATTAATAGTTCAACAGTTAGCCCAAACAATGTGacttttctttcaattttatccGCATGTAGTCATGCAGGTCTAGTTGAAGAAGCAACTAAGTTATTTAACATGATGATCAATGACTACCAATTGATACCTGAATCGAAGCATTATGGGATAATGGTTGATCTGCTTGGCCGGAATGGAGATTTGAACCATGCCATGGACATTATCAACCAAATGCCCTTACCAGTCCATCCTGATGTATGGGGGGCTTTACTTGGTGCCTCACGGATTCATCAGAACATGGAGATGGCTGAAGTTGCTGCCAGGAATGTCTTTCACTTGGACCCCAATCATGCTGGTTATTACATTCTATTATCTCATATGTATGCTGTCGATGGAAAGTGGGACAATGCAGCTAGAGTTCGAACTTTTGTGAAGGAAAAACAATTCAAGAAGGTATCAGGTCAAAGTATTATTGAACTCAGGGACGAGACCTGCAGTTTTGTAGCTAATGACAGATATCACCCAAATTCTGAACAGATTTATGATGTGGTGTCAGTGATACATACTAAAATGAGAGAAGAGGGTTACAATCCGGACTTGGATTTTCTGCAGCATGATAAGGAGGATGGTTTCATGTCCTGA
- the LOC113752907 gene encoding putative glucose-6-phosphate 1-epimerase isoform X1, producing the protein MPVNMINDADGSPRVILSEPTGSTAEVLLYGGQVVSWKNERREELLFVTKKALWKPSKAVRGGIPIYFPQFANFGPLERHGFARNRLWSLDPSPSPLSPANNQSTVDLILRCTEDDLKAWPHRFELRLRISLSAGKLTLIPRVRNTDNKAFSFTFALRNYFSVSDISLICSEVRIEGLETLDYFDNLMQRQRYTEQADAITFDGEIDRVYLSTPTKIAIIDHEKKRTFVLRKEGMGDSAVWNPWDKKAKALPDMGDEDFKIMLCVDSAAIETPVTLKPLEEWKGRQELSAVSSSYCSGQLDPRKVLHGFS; encoded by the exons ATGCCGGTCAACATGATTAACGATGCCGATGGATCACCCCGAGTTATACTGTCTGAACCTACCGGATCCACTGCCGAG GTGCTTCTCTATGGTGGGCAGGTTGTGTCATGGAAGAATGAAAGAAGGGAAGAACTTCTATTCGTAACCAAAAAG GCTCTTTGGAAACCATCTAAAGCCGTTAGGGGTGGAATACCCATCTACTTCCCTCAG TTTGCAAATTTTGGTCCGCTGGAGCGTCATGGTTTTGCAAGGAACAGATTATGGTCACTGGACCCCTCTCCTTCGCCTCTGTCTCCAGCTAATAATCAGTCAACGGTGGATCTCATTCTGAGATGTACAGAAGATGACCTAAAAGCTTGGCCCCACAG ATTTGAGTTGCGGCTGCGGATTTCTCTCAGTGCTGGAAAACTCACTCTGATCCCTCGTGTGAGAAATACTGATAATAAGGCCTTCTCATTCACATTTGCTCTGCGCAACTACTTCTCTGTGTCTGATATCAG TTTGATTTGCAGTGAAGTGCGCATTGAGGGCTTGGAGACGCTTGACTACTTCGACAATTTGATGCAGAGACAGAGGTATACGGAGCAGGCTGATGCAATTACTTTTGATGGTGAG ATTGACCGCGTTTATCTTAGCACGCCTACAAAAATTGCCATAATTGACCATGAGAAGAAGAGAACTTTTGTGCTACGTAAAGAAGGCATGGGAGATTCAG CTGTTTGGAACCCTTGGGACAAAAAAGCGAAGGCTCTACCAGATATGGGCGATGAGGATTTCAAAATTATGTTGTGTGTAGATTCTGCTGCTATAGAAACTCCTGTTACCTTGAAGCCCTTGGAAGAATGGAAGGGACGTCAAGAGCTGTCAGCTGTGTCCTCTAGTTATTGCAGTGGACAGCTTGATCCTCGAAAAGTCTTACATGGTTTCAGCTGA
- the LOC113752907 gene encoding putative glucose-6-phosphate 1-epimerase isoform X2, with the protein MPVNMINDADGSPRVILSEPTGSTAEVLLYGGQVVSWKNERREELLFVTKKALWKPSKAVRGGIPIYFPQFANFGPLERHGFARNRLWSLDPSPSPLSPANNQSTVDLILRCTEDDLKAWPHRFELRLRISLSAGKLTLIPRVRNTDNKAFSFTFALRNYFSVSDISEVRIEGLETLDYFDNLMQRQRYTEQADAITFDGEIDRVYLSTPTKIAIIDHEKKRTFVLRKEGMGDSAVWNPWDKKAKALPDMGDEDFKIMLCVDSAAIETPVTLKPLEEWKGRQELSAVSSSYCSGQLDPRKVLHGFS; encoded by the exons ATGCCGGTCAACATGATTAACGATGCCGATGGATCACCCCGAGTTATACTGTCTGAACCTACCGGATCCACTGCCGAG GTGCTTCTCTATGGTGGGCAGGTTGTGTCATGGAAGAATGAAAGAAGGGAAGAACTTCTATTCGTAACCAAAAAG GCTCTTTGGAAACCATCTAAAGCCGTTAGGGGTGGAATACCCATCTACTTCCCTCAG TTTGCAAATTTTGGTCCGCTGGAGCGTCATGGTTTTGCAAGGAACAGATTATGGTCACTGGACCCCTCTCCTTCGCCTCTGTCTCCAGCTAATAATCAGTCAACGGTGGATCTCATTCTGAGATGTACAGAAGATGACCTAAAAGCTTGGCCCCACAG ATTTGAGTTGCGGCTGCGGATTTCTCTCAGTGCTGGAAAACTCACTCTGATCCCTCGTGTGAGAAATACTGATAATAAGGCCTTCTCATTCACATTTGCTCTGCGCAACTACTTCTCTGTGTCTGATATCAG TGAAGTGCGCATTGAGGGCTTGGAGACGCTTGACTACTTCGACAATTTGATGCAGAGACAGAGGTATACGGAGCAGGCTGATGCAATTACTTTTGATGGTGAG ATTGACCGCGTTTATCTTAGCACGCCTACAAAAATTGCCATAATTGACCATGAGAAGAAGAGAACTTTTGTGCTACGTAAAGAAGGCATGGGAGATTCAG CTGTTTGGAACCCTTGGGACAAAAAAGCGAAGGCTCTACCAGATATGGGCGATGAGGATTTCAAAATTATGTTGTGTGTAGATTCTGCTGCTATAGAAACTCCTGTTACCTTGAAGCCCTTGGAAGAATGGAAGGGACGTCAAGAGCTGTCAGCTGTGTCCTCTAGTTATTGCAGTGGACAGCTTGATCCTCGAAAAGTCTTACATGGTTTCAGCTGA
- the LOC113752908 gene encoding fatty-acid-binding protein 1-like, which produces MPTAVDEVTAKTEMVEIEPNTGLALKTATNEEKANDEPEAKISTGEAPKPKDMQQKNEPGDPDDAKGQTVGEEKEPECHKEQEADVPVEVEPKTGVSFPVKLNDGKQLEAVGLRKKSMLGLGIKIYAFGIYADNDELKALVRDKIGKAPAKPTKEMYHMVIDSDVGTIVRLVIVFSSLTMSMVRKNFDEGLGAAIKKLTGGKKEELTKMIMGEASDDIKLIPGSEIEISRLPGYILQTKVMGEVVSNVQSELLCRAYMYLYLGDDPFDKEAKDKFGSSLLHLF; this is translated from the exons ATGCCGACCGCAGTTGATGAGGTTACTGCAAAGACTGAGATGGTTGAAATTGAACCAAACACCGGCCTTGCTCTGAAGACAGCAACGAATGAGGAGAAAGCAAATGATGAGCCGGAGGCCAAAATTTCCACCGGTGAGGCACCGAAACCGAAAGACATGCAGCAGAAAAACGAACCCGGAGATCCAGACGACGCAAAGGGCCAGACAGTTGGGGAAGAGAAGGAGCCCGAATGCCACAAAGAGCAAGAAGCGGACGTGCCAGTTGAAGTTGAACCAAAGACGGGCGTTTCTTTTCCAGTTAAGTTGAACGATGGGAAGCAATTGGAAGCTGTTGGTTTGAGGAAGAAGAGCATGCTTGGCTTGGGAATCAAAATTTATGCATTTG GAATATATGCGGACAATGACGAACTGAAAGCTCTTGTTAGGGACAAAATTGGAAAAGCACCTGCCAAGCCGACCAAGGAAATGTACCACATGGTTATTGATAGTGATGTCGGAACGATTGTGCGCTTGGTCATAGTCTTCTCAAGCCTTACCATGAGCATGGTGCGTAAAAATTTCGATGAAGGTCTAGGAGCTGCAATCAAGAAACTCACCGGCGGAAAGAAAGAAGAGCTGACAAAGAT GATCATGGGTGAAGCATCAGATGATATCAAGCTCATACCTGGTTCGGAAATTGAGATCTCCAGGCTTCCAGGTTACATCCTACAAACAAAAG TGATGGGCGAGGTTGTCAGCAACGTTCAAAGTGAGCTCCTCTGCAGGGCTTACATGTACCTGTACCTGGGAGATGATCCTTTTGACAAAGAAGCCAAGGACAAGTTTGGAAGCTCGTTGCTCCATCTCTTCTAA